In one Longimicrobiales bacterium genomic region, the following are encoded:
- a CDS encoding HAMP domain-containing sensor histidine kinase, which translates to MDSELKPVNEEQFRANRFDLVSRLADDLAHEIKNPLNSIIINLEVLKVRVARSDADGALDRASVIEHEARRLHLMIDRLLQLLRPEREEADSFALDQVFDELMPLIEARARLARNTLSIECDPAVFVPLRRDMFKFAMLNLLTAVHERLGENGGTLRVSCANDGADLKVEIAAVRDPESPRPKPADAEFERSLAVAAALLDSSGAVLEPQADGVSIRLPWVRNG; encoded by the coding sequence GTGGATTCAGAGCTGAAGCCGGTCAACGAAGAGCAGTTCCGGGCCAATCGCTTCGATCTCGTGAGTCGTCTGGCCGATGACCTGGCCCATGAGATCAAGAACCCGCTGAACTCGATCATCATCAACCTCGAGGTGCTCAAGGTTCGGGTCGCCCGCAGCGATGCGGACGGTGCGCTGGACCGCGCTTCCGTCATCGAGCACGAGGCCCGGCGTCTGCACCTCATGATCGACCGCCTCCTGCAGCTGCTGCGTCCGGAACGCGAGGAGGCGGACAGCTTCGCCCTGGATCAGGTCTTCGATGAGCTCATGCCGCTCATCGAGGCGCGCGCCCGACTGGCCCGCAACACCCTGAGCATCGAATGCGACCCGGCCGTCTTTGTTCCGCTGCGTCGCGACATGTTCAAGTTCGCCATGCTGAACCTCCTCACCGCCGTCCATGAGCGGTTGGGAGAGAACGGCGGCACCTTGCGCGTGTCCTGCGCGAACGATGGCGCCGACCTCAAGGTGGAGATCGCCGCGGTACGTGACCCGGAATCGCCCCGGCCGAAGCCTGCGGACGCCGAATTCGAACGATCCCTGGCTGTCGCCGCCGCCCTGCTCGATTCCTCGGGAGCCGTGCTGGAACCGCAGGCTGACGGCGTCAGCATACGTCTGCCGTGGGTCCGCAACGGCTGA